The following is a genomic window from Paenibacillus thiaminolyticus.
AGGTAAATATGACGCTGTCTTGAAGTGCGCTAAGGTGCCAATGTACTCTCGCATCCTCTGGTGTCCATTTCGGAAAATATAGATATTTAATAATATCATGGTTGGCATCCGAATAGAACACAAGCGTTTTCCCGTTGCTATCCGTGAAAAAATCGACATGATACGAGTTGATCGTATACGTCACGCGGGAGTCCCGGTCTAGCTGGTGCATGGAACCAGCACTCGACTGAAACGGCGCTATCGGATCGCGGTTTATTATCTTGGTGATAACGACGGTGAGAATAACAGCAAAAATTAAAAAAACCGCGATCAGGGCTCTTTTTCGCTTGTTCATTTGGACCACCTTTCTTTAGTAAGCAGAAAAAAGAGGAGTTTCCTCCTCTTTAAAAACTCATGTAAGTAGGTTCGTCAAACTTCCAACTATCGGATTCATTTGCAATGCCAATACCTATTGAGAATGGTCCAGCACTTATACTGTTAACATATGCTCTGCCCCATGTGTGTGCTACAGTCACTTTAAACGAAATTGTTGTTCCAGGTCGCGGATAACCATCCGTAAAATTAAAATGGTACCAGATCAAATGTCTATATCCGTTATATTGCCCAAACTTTGGAGGATTGACTCTTTCAACTTGGACAGTATCTTGGAAAGAATATGCTGCACCTCTCCTTTCTATTTCCTTATCTGCTCTATATGACCAATCCGTTTCAGCCAGGGTACCGTGCGTTATTGTGTAAAACTTTGGAGAGATAACATTTATATCGCGATGCAATGAGAATAATCCTATTCCGTCTTTCCCTCCAACATCTATCGTTCCGCGGCAGGAAAGCGGACACTGTACATCATTGTAGAAGTTGGTGTTTTTCCACATTCCTGCCATTTCAATAACATGCAATCCCACTTTGGAATCATAATAGATTGTAAGCTTATCCAGTGCATAATCTCCTTTTGTAGATAAAGGAGTAACGGATTGCTCCTCCTCTTGACTAACCTTGATAAGACCCAATTTTTGATAGCCCTTCTCCAGCTCTTCAAGTTCCGCTTGTGCAGATAAAACTTGTTTCGATTGCATTGTAAAGTGCTCTGACATTTCATCCAGTTTTGCTTTCGCCTTTGCAACCGCCAAGAAATGCCTTCCAACCTCTTCACTTCTCTTCTCAACTATTAATTCTTCTTCTTTTGAAAGCTTCCCTTTGTTTACTCGTGAACCATCTTCAGTAATGTTACCTTGTGCAAAGACAGTGCTGGAGACACATAGCATGGCAACTAAGAAAACCATAATGATTTTTCTTAATTTCCTACCTCCTAATACAAATATTTTCAATAACATTATATTGAATTACCTAGGTAATATATATAGGACTTTGTTACCAATATTTGGTTAACATGGTTAACATTTTGCTATTTCCATAAATGGCGATACTACAAACTGTTTCTAAACAGTCATCACGCGCCGTCGGGGAGAAAGCGGACGCGACGCAGGACACGGTGTTTCATCATTTCCGGACGAAGGAGCGAGTTGCTGATGGAAGTACTCCGGAATTGGGGCGAATTATCTTGGGCCGGTATACAAGCCGAATCGGCATCGCATGACTCGGCCGACGCATTGGCAGCCGCTGCGGCTTCGATTCCCCGTACCACCGCCGCCTCTTCGCATGTCTGCATAAGCCTGCGATGCAGGGTCCGCTTCTGAACGCGCTCATCGGCGGAATCGCGCTGCAGGCACTGCTGGACCCCGATTACCCGGTCGATGAAGTCTATCGCGATGCGGAGGTATGGATACGGGCCATGCTGGATAAGGATAGGCCCTGATAATTCGAGTTCAGCAGCATTTCATTGCATTAAGGAGGATCGAGCTATGCGCTTGTATATCTTATGGGGATGCCTAGTCTGGATCGGGGCTACCGCCTCGTTCCGCTGGTTCGGCGGCTGGCTGATTCAACCGGCAAATCCGGGGTGGATGATACTGTTCTACTTACTCACGATACCGATTGTCACGGCCATCACGCTCCCGCTGTACCGCAGCAAGCATGCTGCCGGATTGAATCTTCCTGCCGTAGCCGCGGCCATTGCGGTGCCGGGGATGCTGCTCGATATTATCAGTCTCAATTGGTATTCGTCGCTCTTTCCTTCGATGCCCCTTACCTATGCCCCCGCCTTCGCCGGCTGGCTCATGTGGGCTTACGGACTCATTCTGTTAAGCGGCTGGGCGGGTATCCGGCGGCGTCAGAGAAGTCAATAGATTTTTTTCGAGCTAAAAATATCGATGCCAAGCTCAGCTAGCACGTCTATAGCCTCTCCTACGGGGAGCTTGGGCAAAGCGAATTCGTTAGCGATGACCTCTTCGATCTCGGCAACAGAATGCAAGGTGTACTTGTCCGTCCTGCCATCGGAATGACGAATGCCGAATTGATTATTGACTAAGGAGACGCTTCTGCCCTGATTCAACTGCCATAGCTGGCATCTGAGAAGGGTCATGAATGTCGTGCCCGCCATCGTAGATTTTAAGATAATTTCATGGAAATCTTCGAACTCGCGTTTTTGGTTGCTATTAAAATGCCACTCTTTCCCATTTTGCTTCCCTTGCGTATACCTGACATATTTATAGCGGCCTGTGTCCGGATGGACGGGTTGGATATAAACTTGATCATCACCGAATTGGGAGACATTCAGGGGGTTGCTCTCGAACCTGACAGGTTGAAAAATAGGGGCGGCAGCCCCGCAGTCCACATAAACTCGTTCTCCGGGGAGCTCGACAAGGATGCCCATATGTTCGTCGCCCAGCATGACATAATCGCTTGCAAAGTTTAACTGCATTAATAATTCACGCAGATGATAGTTTAACGTATAACATGTACCTCCGAAATGGGAATCGAAATGGTGTTGAACCCACGTTTCAACCGGAGGAATGATAAAGCCATTTTTGTGCTGATCCCGAAAATAGAGTAATTTGCTTATATTCTCAAACGGCAACGCGGATAAATGAGAGCGGCATATTTTTGCCAAGTAATCATACGAAGGGGGCTCCCTCCTTAATCCGAGAATCGAAAGATAATTTTCTACCCAAGCCGCCATATCATCCTGTCTCCCTTCGCCTATGATTTGGAATTGGCTTCATTATAGAGAAGATATCCAGAAACTTCAAATTAGTAGTATTCGCGACAGCAGGCCTTGAGCTCAGCACAAAAGAAAAACACCCTTCTCGGGTGTTGGTTTTTAAATGCCAATATATCAGAGCAGAAAGAAGTCAGCCATCGTACAAAACAGGATCAGCATGCTGATGACCTGATTCAAGTTGTAGGAGGCCACGTTCATCCGCTTCCGGTTGCTCGGCCGGACGATGCGGTGCTCGACCGCCAGCAGCACGGCGGAGATCGCGATGCCCGTCAAGTAGAGCCAGCCCAGCCCCCGGATGAAGAAGAGGGCGAACAGCACCGCCAGCATGATCGTATGGAGCGAGCGGGCGATGAACAGCGCATCCTCATAGCCGAACAGACTCGGCACGGACCACAGTCCCGTCTTCCGGTCGAACTCGATATCCTGCGTCGCATAAATAATATCGAAGCCCGCAATCCAGAGCATCACCACCAGGCCGAGCAGGAACGGCGTCAAGGCCAGCTTGCCCGTGACGGCGAACCAGGCGCCCACCGGTGCGGACGCAATCGTGAAGCCGAGATACAGATGGCAGAGCCATGTGAACCGCTTCGTATACGAATACGAGCAGATGAGCGCGATCGCGATCGGCGACAGCCAGAGGCAGAGCGGATTCAGCATGCCTGCCGCGAAGATGAAGACGGCGAAGTTCAGCAGGATGAACGCCGTCACTTCCCGCTCCTGAAGCAGCCGCTGCGGGAGATGGCGGTGGGCCGTCCGCGGGTTCGCCTCGTCGTATTCCCGGTCGGCCAGCCGATTGAAGGCGTTCGCGCCGTTCCGCGCCCCTACCAGCGCGATGAGCGACCACAGCACAACATGCGCGGACGGCAGACCGCCGGCGGCCCATACCATGGAGATAAGCGCGAACGGCAGCGAGAACAGCGTATGCGAGAACATGACAAGCTCGCCGAACAGCCGTGTCTTGCGGTACAGCTTCTGAATCCAGATCATTTCTGACTCCCCCAATATCAATCATCCTAACTTCGGTGCCAGGCCAATTCCCGAAGCCATGGCAGCCCGCACGGATGAACCGGTGCAGGCTGCGGCTCCGTGCTGGAACATGCCTATGCATATATTGTCGCCCCGACAAAACTTATACATACTCTCCGTCCTGGCAACCTCCATGCCTCTATGCACACGGCGCCTGGCACAGGTCAATGCGGCCGATGCAATGCCTGAGTCTACGCTTCGATGCCGCCCAGGACATCATCCAGCGCTGCCAGCATCGCATCGATATCGCCCGCTTCAATGACAAGTGGCGGCTGGAACGCCAAGACGTTGCGGCCGATGCCGTTCTTCCCGATGATGAAGCCGCGCTCCTTCATCGCTTCCAGCACGGCGTCGGTCAGCGCGGCGCTGTCCGTTCCCGCCGCGCCCTGCAGCTCCGCGCCGAGCATCAGGCCGCGGCCGCGCACGTCCGCGATGGCCCCATGCTTCCGCTGCAGATCTTCCAATCCTTGCTTCAGCCGTTCGCCCAACCGGGACGCCCGCTCGACGAGGCGTTCTTCCTCGATGTAATCCAATACGGCCAACGCCGTCGCGGACGAGACCGGATTGCCTCCGAAGGTCGAGGCGGACGGCCGGTTGAAGCTCGCCGCAATCTCGTCAGTCGTCGCGAAGGCGCCGATCGGCACCCCGTTCCCAAGCGCCTTGGCCATCGAGATGATATCCGGAGCGACGCCGTCATAGTCGAGCGCGAACATGCTGCCGGTGCGGCCGAAGCCGGTCTGAATCTCATCCGCGATGAGCAGCACGCCATAGGCTTCAAGCAGCGCCTTCACTTCGCGGAAGTAGCCTTCCGGCGGCACGATCATGCCGCCATTGCCCTGGATCGGCTCGACAATCATCGCCGCATACCGCTCAGGAGCCGCCTCGAGCGCCTGCTTCAGCGCCTCCAGGGAGCGCCGCATCGCCGTCTCCGCATCTAGACCGGCCTCGTACGGCCGCGGAATGAACGTCACGCCGCCTTCATCGAGATGGTCGTCGGCCCGCCACATCGGCAGTCCGGTCACGCCCATCGTCAGCCAGGTCCGGCCGTGCAGCCCGTACTCCAGCGCCAGGAAATCGCGGCGCTTCGTATGCAGCCGGGCGAGCAGCAGCGCGCCCTCATTGGCCTCCGAGCCGCTGTTGCAGAAGAACGTCCGAGACAGCCGGCCCGGCAGGATGCCGTTCGCCAGCCGCTCGGCCAGGTCGGCCATCGGCTGCGTCAAATAAATCGTCGTGGTATGCTGCAGCGTCTGCAGCTGCTTCACCGAAGCCTCTGCGATGCGGGGGTTGCAGTGGCCGCAAGCAACGACAGACACGCCGGCGAAGAAGTCCGTATACCGGCGGCCTTCATGGTCGTACAAGTATTGCATGGAGCCGCGTACAATCTGCGGCGGCTGGCGGTAGAAATGCTGCGTGCACGGGTAGAAATAAGCCCGGCGCTTCGCCAGCACGCCCTCCGGCCCGATAAAAGCGGCGCTCCCCTCCGCGCCGCTTGCCGGGTTAACTTCCTTCCGCTCGTTCCCGATGCTTGTCATCGCGTACCCGCTCCTTCCTTCATCCCGGTTGCTTGCTTCTGATCCCCCACTGCCTTCGATTCCATTGCTGTGTTCGATTCTGCGCCAGACTCCGCTTCCGTCTTCCCTTCAGCCGGCCCCTTCGGCTCGCCCATCGGGCGGTCGAATTGCAGCGCGCCCAGCGTATAGCCGGCATAGATCGGCTGCATGCCGCGATAAATATCTTCGCACCGTTCCAGCCCCTGCAGCGCCGTCCGGTAGGCCTGTACGATGTCACGGAGTTGCTCGGCCGTATAGGACTGTCCTTCAATCCGGAAGTGGTTCACTCCCGCGGAGTGGAGCTCGGCGAGGAACGGCATGTAGCACAGCTCCTTGCACAAGGCCAAATGATTGCGGCCGCGGGCATCCCGGTAGACCGGGTTCTCTCCTTTGTCCGTCATCAGGACGAGATAACGGTTGTCGACGTAACGGTTATCCTCCTGGCTGATTGGCTCCAGCACCTCCGCATTCTCATACAGATCAAGCTCCAAATACATAACGACCGGAGACCCGTGCACGATCACCTCAACCGGAACCGGGCTCTGCTCCAGCAGCAAGCCGAGATCATGCAGCGGCAGCTCCAGCGACGCCGTGACCCGCTCCAGACCGAAGCGCTCGTGATAGAACTCGGCCGAACGGGCGTTGTACACGTTCAGATTGACGTCCCCGATCAGCGGCAGACCCGCCTCTCGGAAGCGGCGCATCGCGCCTAGATTCGTGACGAGCAGCCCGTCCAGGCCGCTGCGGTTCTGCGTCA
Proteins encoded in this region:
- a CDS encoding DUF5367 family protein encodes the protein MRLYILWGCLVWIGATASFRWFGGWLIQPANPGWMILFYLLTIPIVTAITLPLYRSKHAAGLNLPAVAAAIAVPGMLLDIISLNWYSSLFPSMPLTYAPAFAGWLMWAYGLILLSGWAGIRRRQRSQ
- a CDS encoding arylamine N-acetyltransferase, which translates into the protein MAAWVENYLSILGLRREPPSYDYLAKICRSHLSALPFENISKLLYFRDQHKNGFIIPPVETWVQHHFDSHFGGTCYTLNYHLRELLMQLNFASDYVMLGDEHMGILVELPGERVYVDCGAAAPIFQPVRFESNPLNVSQFGDDQVYIQPVHPDTGRYKYVRYTQGKQNGKEWHFNSNQKREFEDFHEIILKSTMAGTTFMTLLRCQLWQLNQGRSVSLVNNQFGIRHSDGRTDKYTLHSVAEIEEVIANEFALPKLPVGEAIDVLAELGIDIFSSKKIY
- a CDS encoding aspartate aminotransferase family protein; translated protein: MTSIGNERKEVNPASGAEGSAAFIGPEGVLAKRRAYFYPCTQHFYRQPPQIVRGSMQYLYDHEGRRYTDFFAGVSVVACGHCNPRIAEASVKQLQTLQHTTTIYLTQPMADLAERLANGILPGRLSRTFFCNSGSEANEGALLLARLHTKRRDFLALEYGLHGRTWLTMGVTGLPMWRADDHLDEGGVTFIPRPYEAGLDAETAMRRSLEALKQALEAAPERYAAMIVEPIQGNGGMIVPPEGYFREVKALLEAYGVLLIADEIQTGFGRTGSMFALDYDGVAPDIISMAKALGNGVPIGAFATTDEIAASFNRPSASTFGGNPVSSATALAVLDYIEEERLVERASRLGERLKQGLEDLQRKHGAIADVRGRGLMLGAELQGAAGTDSAALTDAVLEAMKERGFIIGKNGIGRNVLAFQPPLVIEAGDIDAMLAALDDVLGGIEA
- a CDS encoding UbiA-like polyprenyltransferase; protein product: MIWIQKLYRKTRLFGELVMFSHTLFSLPFALISMVWAAGGLPSAHVVLWSLIALVGARNGANAFNRLADREYDEANPRTAHRHLPQRLLQEREVTAFILLNFAVFIFAAGMLNPLCLWLSPIAIALICSYSYTKRFTWLCHLYLGFTIASAPVGAWFAVTGKLALTPFLLGLVVMLWIAGFDIIYATQDIEFDRKTGLWSVPSLFGYEDALFIARSLHTIMLAVLFALFFIRGLGWLYLTGIAISAVLLAVEHRIVRPSNRKRMNVASYNLNQVISMLILFCTMADFFLL